One Lysobacter enzymogenes DNA segment encodes these proteins:
- a CDS encoding MupA/Atu3671 family FMN-dependent luciferase-like monooxygenase: MKISLFFFGADSDQADKYRLLFDAVRFADAHGLYAAWVPERHFLRFGGLYGNPSVTAAAIAAITSRLQIRAGSVVMPLHHPLEVAEAWSMIDHFSNGRAGIAIASGWHVNDFVLAPERYAQRGPIMLDSIELVQRLWRGESVEFANGEGVATPTAILPRPLRPDIPVWMTASSEDGCALAGERGFGLLTSNFGNNYSLDVLGRKVARYRAGARPGAQLTLMMHAYVGASAQDVAAHALPAMMDYLHSNIAMQASQDAGRGEDRGYAELQGRRERKFLQLRAAANINSELSFVGTVEDCVRRARTLQAAGVDEIACLIDFGIAYDATMAGLQRLAEVARRLA; this comes from the coding sequence ATGAAGATCAGCCTGTTCTTCTTCGGCGCCGACTCGGACCAGGCCGACAAATACCGCCTGTTGTTCGACGCGGTGCGCTTCGCCGACGCCCACGGCCTGTATGCGGCCTGGGTTCCGGAGCGGCATTTCCTGCGCTTCGGCGGGCTCTACGGCAATCCCAGCGTGACCGCCGCGGCCATCGCCGCGATCACCAGCCGCCTGCAGATCCGCGCCGGCAGCGTGGTGATGCCGCTGCACCATCCGCTGGAAGTGGCCGAGGCCTGGTCGATGATCGATCACTTCAGCAACGGCCGGGCCGGCATCGCCATCGCCAGCGGCTGGCACGTCAACGACTTCGTGCTCGCGCCGGAGCGTTACGCGCAGCGCGGACCGATCATGCTCGACAGCATCGAGCTGGTGCAGCGGCTGTGGCGCGGCGAAAGCGTGGAATTCGCCAACGGCGAAGGCGTGGCCACGCCGACCGCGATCCTGCCGCGACCGTTGCGGCCGGACATTCCGGTGTGGATGACCGCGTCCAGCGAGGACGGCTGCGCGCTCGCCGGCGAGCGCGGCTTCGGCCTGCTGACCTCCAACTTCGGCAACAACTACAGCCTGGACGTGCTCGGCCGCAAGGTCGCCCGCTACCGCGCCGGCGCGCGCCCCGGCGCGCAGTTGACCCTGATGATGCACGCCTACGTCGGCGCCAGTGCGCAGGACGTCGCCGCGCATGCGCTGCCGGCGATGATGGACTACCTGCACAGCAACATCGCCATGCAGGCCTCGCAGGACGCCGGCCGCGGCGAGGACCGCGGCTACGCCGAACTGCAGGGCCGGCGCGAGCGCAAGTTCCTGCAACTGCGCGCCGCCGCCAACATCAACAGCGAACTGAGCTTCGTCGGCACGGTCGAGGACTGCGTGCGCCGCGCGCGCACGCTGCAGGCCGCCGGCGTGGACGAGATCGCCTGCCTGATCGACTTCGGCATCGCCTACGACGCCACCATGGCCGGCCTGCAACGGTTGGCCGAGGTCGCGCGACGGCTGGCCTGA
- a CDS encoding class I SAM-dependent methyltransferase yields the protein MSQRAMIDGYDTAMQGAVIEAYYGSSDFYNFGFWSADTGNQSQASEALVARLLEFIPPDRRDGRILDVACGLGASSRHLLRHFAPRQIVGINVSERQLERARHNAPGCEFRVMDATALEFPDASFDNILCVEAAFHFDTRAAFLREALRVLKPGGRLVHSDILMAPLPQTTSVRTHIPNANAMSDPTELERAILAAGFARAEVVDATEQCWTPFLRSVRRFKAAHKPPGPSTPRARRSAPIFFNPEYLARFIRRYVLACSHKSAD from the coding sequence ATGTCACAACGCGCCATGATCGACGGTTACGACACCGCCATGCAGGGCGCGGTGATCGAGGCCTATTACGGCTCCAGCGATTTCTATAATTTCGGTTTCTGGTCGGCCGACACCGGCAACCAGTCGCAGGCCTCCGAGGCCCTGGTCGCGCGCCTGCTCGAGTTCATTCCGCCGGACCGACGCGACGGCCGCATCCTCGACGTCGCCTGCGGCCTGGGCGCCTCCAGCCGCCACCTGCTGCGCCATTTCGCGCCGCGGCAGATCGTCGGCATCAACGTCTCCGAGCGCCAGCTCGAACGCGCGCGCCACAACGCGCCGGGCTGCGAGTTCCGGGTGATGGACGCGACCGCGCTGGAGTTTCCCGACGCCTCGTTCGACAACATCCTGTGCGTGGAGGCCGCGTTCCATTTCGATACCCGCGCGGCGTTCCTGCGCGAGGCGCTGCGCGTGCTCAAGCCGGGCGGACGGCTGGTGCATTCGGACATCCTGATGGCGCCGCTGCCGCAGACCACGTCGGTGCGCACGCATATTCCCAACGCCAACGCGATGAGCGACCCGACCGAACTGGAGCGCGCGATCCTCGCCGCCGGTTTCGCCCGCGCCGAGGTCGTCGACGCGACCGAACAATGCTGGACCCCGTTCCTGCGCTCGGTGCGGCGGTTCAAGGCCGCGCACAAGCCGCCCGGGCCGAGCACGCCGCGGGCGCGGCGTTCGGCGCCGATCTTCTTCAATCCCGAGTACCTGGCGCGCTTCATCCGCCGTTACGTGCTGGCCTGTTCGCACAAGTCGGCGGACTGA
- a CDS encoding acyl-CoA ligase (AMP-forming), exosortase A system-associated, with product MITLLDALRRQARDVPDAIALEHDGETCSYARLARDVDALAAGLRGHGFQAGERIALYHDKSIRMVAMLLAILRAGCIAVPVNPKLKPAQVRHVLRDSGASALVASGLRAAELGRHKALGRARTLLTDSRPTSPAIAAAPTLYWEDCLAADAAPPPAQPIDADVALLIYTSGSTGLPKGVVLSHRNLVAGAQSVVAYLGIDRDEVILGLLPLSFDAGFSQLSTALVAGARLVLHNYASARFVPALCAASRVTLITAIPPLWAQLAAVPWGEHAGEQARTVRTIANTGGHMPASLLRDLRTVFAQARPFLMYGLTEAFRSTYLDPAQIDRRPDSIGKAIPNAEILVLRPDGSRCDPGEHGELVHRGALVALGYWNDRAKTRERFRPLPRSLRRGALPEYAVWSGDIVRADEDGFLYFVGRRDELMKISGYRVSPTEIEKALMRFGGIREAVVFGVDDEALGTAPVALLVPQDAAFDLAAALAHCKRELAGYMVPRLAVCAALAHSANGKIDRAGSRELYLRMQAQAADAAPVPA from the coding sequence ATGATCACCTTGCTCGATGCCTTGCGCCGCCAGGCCCGCGACGTCCCCGATGCGATCGCGCTCGAACACGACGGCGAGACCTGCAGCTACGCGCGGTTGGCCCGCGACGTCGACGCGCTCGCCGCGGGCCTGCGCGGCCACGGCTTCCAGGCCGGCGAGCGGATCGCGCTGTACCACGACAAATCCATCCGCATGGTCGCGATGCTGTTGGCGATCCTGCGCGCCGGCTGCATCGCGGTGCCGGTCAATCCCAAGCTCAAGCCGGCGCAGGTGCGGCACGTGCTGCGCGACAGCGGCGCCAGCGCGCTGGTCGCCAGCGGCCTGCGCGCGGCCGAACTGGGCCGGCACAAGGCGCTGGGGCGGGCGCGGACGCTGCTGACCGATTCGCGGCCGACGTCGCCGGCCATCGCCGCCGCGCCGACGCTGTACTGGGAGGACTGCCTCGCCGCCGATGCGGCGCCGCCGCCCGCGCAGCCCATCGACGCCGACGTGGCGCTGCTGATCTACACCTCCGGTTCCACCGGCCTGCCCAAGGGCGTGGTGCTCTCGCACCGCAACCTGGTGGCCGGCGCGCAATCGGTGGTGGCCTACCTCGGCATCGACCGCGACGAGGTCATCCTCGGCTTGCTGCCGCTGAGCTTCGATGCCGGCTTCAGCCAGCTCAGCACCGCGCTGGTCGCCGGCGCGCGGCTGGTGCTGCACAACTACGCCTCGGCGCGCTTCGTCCCGGCGCTGTGCGCGGCCAGCCGGGTCACTCTGATCACCGCGATCCCGCCGCTGTGGGCGCAACTCGCGGCGGTGCCATGGGGCGAACACGCGGGCGAGCAGGCGCGCACGGTGCGCACCATCGCCAACACCGGCGGCCACATGCCGGCCTCGCTGCTGCGCGACCTGCGCACCGTGTTCGCGCAGGCGCGGCCGTTCCTGATGTACGGGCTGACCGAAGCGTTCCGTTCCACCTATCTCGATCCGGCGCAGATCGATCGCCGCCCCGACTCCATCGGCAAGGCGATCCCCAACGCCGAGATCCTGGTGCTGCGTCCCGACGGCAGCCGCTGCGACCCCGGCGAACACGGCGAGCTGGTGCATCGCGGCGCATTGGTCGCCCTGGGCTACTGGAACGACCGCGCCAAGACCCGCGAACGCTTCCGCCCGCTGCCGCGCTCGCTGCGCCGCGGCGCCCTGCCCGAGTACGCAGTGTGGTCGGGCGACATCGTGCGCGCCGACGAGGACGGCTTCCTGTACTTCGTCGGCCGCCGCGACGAGTTGATGAAGATTTCCGGCTACCGGGTCAGCCCGACCGAGATCGAGAAGGCGCTGATGCGCTTCGGCGGCATCCGCGAGGCGGTGGTGTTCGGCGTCGACGACGAAGCGCTCGGCACCGCGCCGGTCGCCTTGCTGGTGCCGCAGGACGCGGCGTTCGACCTCGCCGCCGCGCTCGCCCACTGCAAGCGCGAACTGGCCGGCTACATGGTGCCGCGGCTGGCGGTGTGCGCGGCCTTGGCGCATTCGGCCAACGGCAAGATCGACCGCGCCGGTTCGCGCGAGCTGTATCTGCGCATGCAAGCGCAGGCGGCGGACGCCGCGCCGGTGCCGGCTTGA
- a CDS encoding ATP-binding cassette domain-containing protein: MDSDDAKSGKHRAPVLQLYRELWSQAKGRRGALLSAMALLVGAQVVLLAVPYLVGKAFNILQARGNAGAGEAALWLAAVLGATLVSWLIHGPGRILERNVALSVRERVATALTGRLLAFPLSWHDGNHSVASAHRVQQSSSSLGTFAESQFIYLSSAVRLIGPIGALIAIHPMVGATAALGLLAICGAVVGFDRAIVRLAIQTNDAERRYTAVLADALGNATSVLALRQARPFIRSLRQLVEKVFEPLRRMIVINEIKWCAVDVASRLLSCCLVGLYAWLVLRAAGDGQKLMLGSVYMVWEYALQSGAVVAAVAANFQTFATQYANYQSADVIRDHPVDESLHEPAQAQQWQRCEIRELVFRHVAGREAGPTLDRIRLDLQRGKRYALIGSSGSGKSTLMRVLAGLYVAERIVVEPDARNAGHPGDDASIQAPLKAARYLRGSTTLIPQEAELFEASLAENLAMCESLHGQPDPEGFDRALELATVKDFLPADGDPLQVSIAEHASNWSGGQRARVALARGILAARGSSLILLDEPTASLDARTEAAVYANLFAEFADACLIASVHRLDLLRHFDEVLVMVDGRLVAQGSEAQLARTSADYASLRAASLRQDEAAALAEDAAG; the protein is encoded by the coding sequence ATGGACAGTGACGACGCGAAATCGGGCAAGCACCGCGCCCCGGTGCTGCAGCTGTACCGGGAGCTGTGGTCCCAGGCCAAGGGCCGCCGCGGCGCGTTGCTGAGCGCGATGGCGCTGCTGGTCGGCGCGCAGGTGGTGCTGCTGGCGGTGCCTTACCTGGTCGGCAAGGCCTTCAACATCCTGCAGGCGCGCGGCAACGCCGGCGCCGGCGAAGCGGCGCTGTGGCTGGCGGCGGTGCTCGGCGCGACCCTGGTCAGTTGGTTGATCCACGGCCCGGGCCGGATCCTCGAACGCAACGTCGCCCTGAGCGTGCGCGAGCGCGTCGCCACCGCGCTGACCGGCCGGCTGCTGGCGTTCCCGCTGTCCTGGCACGACGGCAACCACTCCGTCGCCAGCGCCCACCGCGTGCAACAAAGCAGTTCGTCGCTGGGCACCTTCGCCGAAAGCCAGTTCATCTATTTGAGCAGCGCGGTGCGGCTGATCGGCCCGATCGGCGCGCTGATCGCGATCCATCCGATGGTCGGCGCCACCGCCGCGCTCGGACTGCTGGCGATCTGCGGCGCGGTGGTCGGCTTCGACCGCGCGATCGTGCGCCTGGCGATCCAGACCAACGACGCCGAGCGCCGCTACACCGCGGTGCTCGCCGACGCGCTGGGCAACGCGACCAGCGTGCTGGCGCTGCGCCAGGCGCGGCCGTTCATCCGTTCGCTGCGGCAGTTGGTCGAGAAGGTGTTCGAACCGTTGCGGCGGATGATCGTCATCAACGAGATCAAGTGGTGCGCGGTCGACGTCGCCAGCCGCCTGCTCAGCTGCTGCCTGGTCGGGCTGTACGCGTGGCTGGTGCTGCGCGCGGCCGGCGACGGGCAGAAGCTGATGCTCGGCAGCGTCTACATGGTGTGGGAATACGCATTGCAATCCGGCGCGGTGGTCGCGGCGGTGGCGGCGAACTTCCAGACCTTCGCCACCCAGTACGCCAACTACCAGAGCGCCGACGTGATCCGCGACCACCCGGTCGACGAGAGCCTGCACGAACCGGCGCAGGCGCAGCAGTGGCAGCGCTGCGAGATCCGCGAGCTGGTGTTCCGCCACGTCGCCGGACGCGAGGCCGGGCCGACCCTGGACCGCATCCGCCTGGACCTGCAGCGCGGCAAGCGCTATGCGCTGATCGGCAGCAGCGGCTCGGGCAAGAGCACGCTGATGCGCGTGCTCGCCGGGCTGTACGTGGCCGAACGCATTGTGGTCGAGCCGGATGCGCGCAATGCCGGCCATCCCGGCGACGACGCGTCGATCCAGGCGCCGTTGAAGGCTGCGCGCTACCTGCGCGGATCGACCACGCTGATCCCGCAGGAGGCCGAGCTGTTCGAAGCCTCGCTGGCGGAGAACCTGGCGATGTGCGAATCCCTGCACGGCCAGCCCGACCCCGAGGGCTTCGACCGCGCCCTGGAACTGGCGACGGTCAAGGATTTCCTGCCCGCCGACGGCGATCCTTTGCAGGTATCGATCGCCGAACACGCCTCGAACTGGTCCGGCGGCCAGCGCGCGCGCGTGGCCCTGGCGCGCGGCATCCTGGCCGCGCGCGGCAGCTCGCTGATCCTGCTCGACGAACCCACCGCCAGCCTCGACGCGCGCACCGAGGCGGCGGTCTACGCCAACCTGTTCGCCGAATTCGCCGATGCCTGCCTGATCGCGTCGGTGCATCGGCTGGATCTGCTGCGCCACTTCGACGAAGTGCTGGTGATGGTCGACGGCAGGCTGGTCGCGCAGGGCTCGGAAGCGCAGCTGGCGCGGACGTCGGCCGATTACGCCAGCCTGCGCGCGGCCAGCCTGCGCCAGGACGAAGCGGCGGCGCTGGCCGAGGACGCGGCCGGCTGA
- a CDS encoding glycoside hydrolase family 3 N-terminal domain-containing protein, with protein sequence MADRVDIDALIARMTLQEKIGQLSVLADSIRPFAFDVNPDSFQWGPQRTRELIQAGEVGALFNGVGAAEGRELQRIAVEESRLGIPLLLGADVIHGMRTVFPIPLGEAASFEPELAERTARAAAIEATREGLHWTFAPVVDIARDQRWGRVAETTGEDTFLACAFARARVRGFQGPDLTADDSLLATPKHFAAYGAVAAGLDYNTVDLAPQTLFDVHLPPFKAAIDAGALTVMSSFNDINGVPATANRELLTGILREQWGFEGFVVSDYTSDFELIEHGFAADEKHAAQLSLDAGLDMSMQSGVYMDHLQALVEEGKVATATLDTAVRRILSVKARMGLFDNPYRSLTAPPPGPAPYLDAHDALARDAARRSVVMLKNDGETLPLRKSGQRIALIGPFARDRENLAGCWNIFGDSSREIDLETGLRAALADPASLQVVDGCGMEEAIDGGIEAALAAARGADAVLLAVGEPTRYTGEAQSRTQIVLPAAQQALAEAVIGAGTPVIVLLRNGRALALSPALQAAPAILVTWFLGTQTGHAVADLVFGDHSPSGRLPISFPHDSGQQPYYYNHTSSGRPYQPGTGLEAFRTRWRETANTALYPFGHGLGYTRFEYGAVELSAAGLAWDGRLQVRARIANVGQRPGEEVVQLYLRDRVASRVRPIRELKGFQKIALAPGESRVVEFVLTRADLEFRGVDNRLVAEPGWFDLWVAPSADAGEPVAFELLAFERPAFERPAFERPAADADRG encoded by the coding sequence ATGGCGGATCGCGTTGATATCGATGCACTGATCGCTCGCATGACCTTGCAGGAAAAAATCGGTCAGCTCTCGGTGTTGGCCGATTCGATCCGCCCCTTCGCCTTCGACGTGAACCCCGATTCGTTCCAGTGGGGGCCGCAGCGCACCCGCGAGCTGATCCAGGCCGGCGAAGTCGGCGCGTTGTTCAACGGCGTGGGCGCGGCCGAGGGCCGCGAACTGCAGCGCATCGCGGTCGAGGAAAGCCGGCTCGGCATTCCGCTGCTGCTCGGCGCCGACGTCATCCACGGCATGCGCACGGTGTTTCCGATCCCGCTCGGCGAAGCGGCCAGCTTCGAGCCGGAACTGGCCGAACGCACCGCGCGCGCGGCGGCGATCGAAGCCACCCGCGAAGGCCTGCACTGGACCTTCGCCCCGGTGGTCGACATCGCCCGCGACCAGCGCTGGGGCCGGGTCGCCGAGACCACCGGCGAGGACACCTTCCTGGCCTGCGCCTTCGCCCGCGCCCGCGTGCGCGGCTTCCAGGGCCCGGATCTGACCGCCGACGATTCGCTGCTGGCCACGCCCAAGCACTTCGCCGCCTACGGCGCGGTCGCCGCGGGGCTGGACTACAACACCGTCGACCTCGCGCCGCAGACCTTGTTCGACGTGCACCTGCCGCCGTTCAAGGCCGCCATCGACGCCGGCGCGCTGACGGTGATGAGCTCGTTCAACGACATCAACGGCGTGCCCGCCACCGCCAACCGCGAGCTGCTGACCGGCATCCTGCGCGAGCAGTGGGGCTTCGAAGGCTTCGTGGTGTCCGACTACACCTCCGACTTCGAGCTGATCGAACACGGCTTCGCCGCCGACGAAAAGCACGCCGCCCAGCTCAGCCTCGACGCCGGCCTGGACATGAGCATGCAGAGCGGCGTGTACATGGATCACCTGCAGGCGCTGGTCGAAGAGGGCAAGGTCGCGACCGCGACGCTGGACACCGCGGTGCGGCGGATTCTTTCGGTCAAGGCGCGGATGGGGCTGTTCGACAATCCTTACCGCTCGCTGACCGCGCCGCCGCCGGGCCCGGCGCCGTACCTGGACGCGCACGACGCGCTGGCGCGCGACGCCGCGCGGCGCAGCGTGGTGATGCTCAAGAACGACGGCGAAACGCTGCCGCTGCGCAAGTCCGGCCAGCGCATCGCCCTGATCGGCCCGTTCGCGCGCGACCGCGAGAACCTGGCCGGCTGCTGGAACATCTTCGGCGACAGCAGCCGCGAGATCGATCTGGAAACCGGCCTGCGCGCGGCGCTGGCCGATCCGGCTTCGCTGCAGGTGGTGGACGGCTGCGGCATGGAAGAGGCCATCGACGGCGGCATCGAGGCCGCGCTGGCGGCCGCGCGCGGCGCCGACGCGGTGCTGCTGGCGGTCGGCGAGCCCACGCGCTACACCGGCGAGGCGCAGTCGCGCACCCAGATCGTGCTGCCGGCGGCGCAACAGGCGCTGGCCGAGGCGGTGATCGGCGCCGGCACGCCGGTGATCGTGCTGCTGCGCAACGGCCGCGCGCTGGCGCTGAGCCCGGCGCTGCAGGCGGCGCCGGCGATCCTGGTGACCTGGTTCCTCGGCACCCAGACCGGCCACGCGGTCGCGGATCTGGTGTTCGGCGACCACAGCCCCAGCGGCCGCCTGCCGATCAGCTTCCCGCACGATTCGGGCCAGCAGCCTTACTACTACAACCACACTTCCAGCGGCCGGCCGTACCAGCCCGGCACCGGGCTGGAGGCGTTCCGCACGCGCTGGCGCGAGACCGCCAACACCGCGCTGTATCCGTTCGGCCACGGCCTGGGCTACACCCGCTTCGAATACGGCGCGGTCGAACTCAGCGCCGCCGGGCTGGCGTGGGACGGCCGCCTGCAGGTGCGCGCGCGCATCGCCAACGTCGGCCAGCGCCCGGGCGAGGAAGTCGTGCAGTTGTACCTGCGCGACCGCGTCGCCAGCCGGGTGCGGCCGATCCGCGAGCTCAAGGGCTTCCAGAAGATCGCGCTGGCGCCGGGCGAGAGCCGGGTGGTGGAGTTCGTATTGACCCGCGCCGACCTGGAATTCCGCGGCGTCGACAACCGCTTGGTCGCCGAACCGGGCTGGTTCGACCTGTGGGTGGCGCCGTCGGCCGATGCCGGCGAGCCGGTCGCGTTCGAACTGCTTGCCTTCGAACGGCCGGCCTTCGAACGGCCGGCCTTCGAACGGCCGGCCGCCGACGCGGATCGAGGCTAA
- a CDS encoding Gfo/Idh/MocA family protein, translating to MSLRIGVLGAAEISPLTIFRAVAALPGAELVAIGSRRPGAAQAQARQHGLACACLGYQELLARRDIDWVYVPAANTEHYRDCEAALRTGKHVLVEKPATLSARELQALIALATTHGLSLVEAIMTRHHPWQAWLAEQVRACTWGRLLRHSTRLRHGLREGDRFRLRPGGGVLWDDGVYWLQAAQAVAGIDLGACAIEQAQADAVDVPTRVRIELTAPDGMKTDLEAEFALPRQAEHAFEFERARVVLADFFRARIGRHKIHLDIAHASGERERVSFDEQNYYLNQLAYLAGDARDEDWPAQAQRSVERIAMLEALHGRLRPTLDGPSADG from the coding sequence GTGAGCCTGCGCATCGGCGTGCTCGGCGCCGCGGAGATTTCGCCGTTGACGATCTTCCGCGCCGTCGCGGCGCTGCCCGGCGCCGAGTTGGTGGCGATCGGCTCGCGTCGCCCGGGCGCTGCGCAGGCGCAGGCGCGCCAGCACGGCCTGGCTTGCGCTTGCCTGGGTTACCAAGAACTGCTGGCGCGGCGGGACATCGACTGGGTATACGTGCCCGCCGCCAACACCGAGCATTACCGCGACTGCGAGGCCGCGCTGCGCACCGGCAAACACGTGCTGGTCGAGAAACCGGCGACGCTGTCGGCGCGGGAACTGCAGGCGCTGATCGCGCTGGCGACGACGCACGGCCTGAGTCTGGTCGAGGCGATCATGACCCGCCATCACCCCTGGCAAGCCTGGCTCGCCGAACAGGTGCGCGCGTGCACCTGGGGCCGCCTGCTGCGCCATTCGACCCGCCTGCGCCACGGCCTGCGCGAAGGCGACCGCTTCCGCCTGCGGCCCGGCGGCGGCGTGCTGTGGGACGACGGCGTCTATTGGTTGCAGGCCGCGCAGGCGGTCGCCGGCATCGACTTGGGCGCCTGCGCGATCGAACAGGCGCAGGCCGATGCCGTCGATGTTCCGACCCGCGTACGCATCGAGCTGACCGCTCCCGATGGAATGAAGACCGATCTGGAAGCCGAGTTCGCCCTGCCGCGCCAGGCGGAGCATGCCTTCGAGTTCGAACGCGCGCGCGTCGTGCTCGCCGACTTCTTCCGCGCGCGCATCGGCCGGCACAAGATCCATCTCGACATCGCCCATGCCTCGGGCGAACGCGAACGGGTCAGCTTCGACGAGCAGAACTACTACCTCAACCAGCTCGCCTATCTGGCCGGAGACGCGCGCGACGAGGACTGGCCGGCGCAGGCGCAGCGCAGCGTCGAGCGCATCGCGATGCTGGAAGCCTTGCACGGGCGCTTGCGGCCCACGCTCGATGGCCCCTCGGCCGACGGTTAA
- a CDS encoding glycoside hydrolase family 16 protein: MKGLVLCFACAFAGSAAAQSWQLVWSDEFNGSIGSSWAFETGNGSGGWGNNERQYYRRENAGIENNALVITARRQDFNGFRYTSARMKTQGLRNVRYGKIEARMRLPSFMGAWPAFWMLGANLPQVGWPDSGEIDIMEHINNENRSYGTIHWRDHNGNYAQYGGNTAVSVADWHVYSVEWDANAIRWYVDGNKFHEANIQNNINGTEEFHRDFFLLLNFAIGGNWPGFNIDESKLPAKMHVDYVRVYRRQ, from the coding sequence ATGAAAGGGCTGGTCCTGTGTTTCGCCTGCGCGTTCGCCGGCAGCGCCGCGGCGCAGAGCTGGCAATTGGTCTGGAGCGACGAATTCAACGGCTCGATCGGGTCGAGCTGGGCCTTCGAGACCGGCAACGGCAGCGGCGGCTGGGGCAACAACGAACGCCAGTACTACCGGCGCGAGAACGCCGGGATCGAGAACAACGCGTTGGTGATCACCGCGCGCCGCCAGGACTTCAACGGCTTCCGCTACACCTCGGCGCGGATGAAGACCCAGGGCCTGCGCAACGTACGCTACGGCAAGATCGAGGCGCGCATGCGCCTGCCTTCGTTCATGGGCGCGTGGCCGGCGTTCTGGATGCTCGGCGCCAACCTGCCGCAGGTCGGCTGGCCGGATTCGGGCGAGATCGACATCATGGAGCACATCAACAACGAGAACCGCAGCTACGGCACCATCCACTGGCGCGACCACAACGGCAACTACGCCCAGTACGGCGGCAACACCGCGGTCAGCGTCGCCGACTGGCACGTCTATTCGGTGGAATGGGACGCCAACGCGATCCGCTGGTACGTGGACGGCAACAAGTTCCACGAAGCCAACATCCAGAACAACATCAACGGCACCGAAGAGTTCCACCGCGACTTCTTCTTGCTGCTGAACTTCGCCATCGGCGGCAACTGGCCGGGCTTCAACATCGACGAAAGCAAGCTGCCGGCGAAGATGCACGTGGACTACGTGCGCGTGTACCGCCGCCAGTAA